From the Thermococcus guaymasensis DSM 11113 genome, one window contains:
- a CDS encoding aldehyde ferredoxin oxidoreductase family protein produces the protein MRGYAGKLLDVDLTREKVREVELDEEILRKFYGGRGLGTYLLWKELGEKWEKVDPLGEENLLLILTGPLTGYYPGMKTAVVSKSPESNGVVGSVLSSEVGLELKASGYDGIIIRGKAKNPVYLFVHNDTVEIRDAGKYWGMGGVGLHKTLLKEVYEEIRKKEKLKGVPKEPAMMYIGRAGENQVRYAAIMTKLMHAAGYGGYGAVMGSKNLKAILVKGSGSLPEVHDREKMRSLLREFWKELFSMTTFREWGTGAGGYSVGHDRSSEPIRNWQEEYHDDEKISVVNFENKAWIKKYWADYGCPVNCMKISYLRYGPYKGSITDAPDYELMAYMGTNLGIFEPEKIVYLSYLVDELGLDGINAGNVLGFAAELYQRGILTEEDIGFKLEWGDEKAFAKLLHLIAEREGIGEILAEGTYRAALKISEMKGVDATKYAVHVKGIGIGAHGVRSELDYTRDISYAVSVQGGDHTSTAALPAKSYEGEMVNAFYDSAVVCMFVTKPGFERILEFGNAVTGFELTPEKWFNETGLRIIHLQRILLLLGGPDAYWDPRKDDDNPPRFYEPLPSGPAKGKAPSMEDIKVKAKQYYEEIGYDENGIPKEEVLEELGLGEAKREVRRIKKRLSL, from the coding sequence ATGAGGGGATACGCTGGAAAGCTTCTCGATGTTGACTTGACCAGGGAGAAAGTCAGGGAAGTCGAGCTGGACGAGGAAATCTTGAGGAAGTTCTACGGCGGGAGAGGGCTCGGTACCTACCTCCTTTGGAAGGAGCTGGGGGAGAAGTGGGAAAAGGTCGATCCCCTCGGCGAGGAGAACCTTCTTTTGATACTCACCGGCCCGCTGACGGGCTATTACCCCGGCATGAAGACCGCCGTCGTTTCCAAGTCGCCGGAGAGCAACGGCGTCGTTGGGAGCGTTTTAAGCAGTGAAGTTGGGTTGGAACTTAAAGCGAGCGGCTACGACGGGATAATCATCAGGGGAAAGGCCAAGAACCCCGTCTACCTGTTTGTCCACAACGACACCGTTGAGATAAGGGACGCGGGCAAATACTGGGGTATGGGCGGTGTTGGGCTCCACAAGACCCTCCTGAAGGAGGTCTATGAGGAGATACGGAAGAAGGAGAAGCTGAAGGGCGTTCCCAAGGAGCCTGCGATGATGTACATCGGTAGGGCCGGCGAAAATCAGGTTCGCTACGCCGCGATAATGACAAAGCTCATGCACGCGGCTGGTTACGGCGGCTACGGAGCGGTCATGGGCAGCAAGAACCTCAAGGCTATCCTCGTGAAGGGAAGCGGTTCCCTGCCGGAGGTTCACGACAGGGAGAAAATGAGGTCTCTCCTCCGGGAGTTCTGGAAAGAGCTGTTCTCCATGACGACCTTCAGGGAGTGGGGCACCGGGGCAGGCGGTTACAGCGTCGGCCACGACAGGTCGAGCGAGCCCATAAGGAACTGGCAGGAGGAGTACCACGACGACGAGAAGATCAGCGTGGTCAACTTTGAAAACAAGGCCTGGATAAAGAAGTACTGGGCTGACTACGGCTGTCCTGTAAACTGTATGAAGATTTCATACCTCCGCTATGGCCCGTACAAGGGCTCGATAACAGACGCGCCTGACTACGAGCTTATGGCCTACATGGGCACAAACCTCGGCATATTCGAGCCGGAGAAGATCGTCTACCTTTCCTACCTGGTGGACGAGCTCGGCCTGGACGGCATAAACGCGGGCAACGTCCTTGGCTTTGCGGCTGAGCTCTACCAGCGAGGAATCCTCACGGAGGAGGACATCGGCTTCAAGCTCGAATGGGGGGACGAGAAGGCCTTCGCAAAGCTCCTGCACCTCATAGCCGAAAGGGAGGGCATAGGTGAGATACTCGCCGAGGGAACCTACAGGGCTGCGCTGAAGATTTCGGAGATGAAGGGAGTGGATGCTACCAAATACGCCGTCCACGTAAAGGGCATCGGCATTGGTGCCCACGGCGTAAGGAGCGAGCTCGACTACACGAGGGACATCAGTTACGCCGTCTCGGTCCAGGGAGGCGACCATACCTCGACAGCAGCCCTTCCTGCGAAGAGCTACGAGGGGGAGATGGTGAACGCATTCTACGACTCCGCAGTAGTCTGTATGTTCGTTACGAAGCCAGGATTCGAGAGAATCCTTGAGTTCGGAAACGCTGTCACGGGCTTTGAGCTGACGCCGGAGAAGTGGTTCAATGAGACCGGCCTGAGGATAATCCACCTCCAGAGGATCCTGCTCCTTCTCGGAGGGCCCGATGCCTACTGGGACCCTAGGAAGGACGACGACAACCCGCCGAGATTCTACGAGCCTCTCCCGAGCGGGCCGGCGAAAGGAAAGGCCCCAAGCATGGAGGACATAAAGGTCAAGGCAAAGCAGTACTACGAGGAGATTGGCTACGACGAAAACGGCATTCCGAAGG